The Xanthomonas indica genome has a segment encoding these proteins:
- a CDS encoding metalloregulator ArsR/SmtB family transcription factor yields the protein MSIDRIFEALASRPRREILAYLSAQELTAGAIAQRFAMSAPAISRHLSVLEAAGLVASERRGQFVVYRLTPDNLVNTLSGFAFEICPSAGPLKRESRRQAKRTA from the coding sequence ATGTCCATCGATCGCATCTTCGAAGCCCTCGCCTCGCGCCCGCGCCGCGAGATCCTGGCCTACCTGTCGGCGCAGGAACTCACCGCCGGCGCGATCGCGCAGCGCTTCGCGATGAGCGCGCCGGCGATCTCGCGGCACCTGTCCGTGCTGGAAGCGGCCGGGCTGGTGGCGAGCGAGCGCCGCGGCCAGTTCGTGGTGTACCGGCTCACGCCCGACAACCTGGTCAACACCCTCAGCGGTTTCGCCTTCGAGATCTGCCCCAGCGCCGGCCCGCTCAAACGCGAATCGCGCAGGCAGGCCAAGCGCACCGCCTGA